The Pseudanabaena galeata CCNP1313 genome includes a region encoding these proteins:
- a CDS encoding AAA family ATPase → MLIEFNVENYMSFRDEANFSMVAAKIVSKDKKLDQENIIEVDSKLSLLKSAVIYGANASGKSNLHAALRFMRWFILSSSKESQEGESIRSEPFRLSTETEKQPSVFEIIFILNKRKYRYGFEVTSQEVVSEWLFDTPTTRERKLFVRENKQIDVKAPFSEGTGLEIRTRDNALFLSVVSQWNGKIAKEILRWFQSLSIVDPNDDLQNRRYTVKCFEDGLYKDEIVELIKKLDLGINDIEIETLEPDLSQFSKGLQERLTEIQLRSLRRTSITTFHWKYDQSGDKNYELFDLDTHESEGTKRLFALAGLLIDTLKKGRILFFDEFDSSIHPLITCAIVDLFNSKETNPNNAQIVFITHDTNLLSHKMFRRDQIWFAEKDEKGSTHLYSLAEYKIPIEEDSKKETFKKVRNDASFEDNYIHGKYGAIPFIGNLQKLLGNSNG, encoded by the coding sequence ATGCTAATTGAATTTAATGTTGAAAACTATATGTCTTTTAGGGATGAAGCGAACTTTAGTATGGTCGCAGCAAAAATCGTTTCAAAAGACAAGAAATTAGATCAAGAAAATATTATTGAAGTAGATTCAAAGTTAAGTCTATTAAAAAGTGCCGTTATTTATGGAGCAAATGCTAGCGGTAAGAGCAATCTCCATGCTGCTCTACGATTTATGCGTTGGTTTATACTTAGTTCATCTAAAGAGTCCCAAGAAGGTGAATCTATACGTTCTGAGCCGTTTAGATTAAGTACAGAAACAGAAAAACAACCATCCGTTTTTGAGATAATTTTTATTCTCAATAAAAGAAAGTACAGATATGGATTTGAAGTTACTTCTCAAGAAGTTGTATCTGAGTGGTTGTTTGACACTCCAACTACGAGAGAACGAAAGCTTTTTGTGCGTGAGAACAAGCAAATTGATGTAAAAGCTCCATTTAGTGAAGGGACAGGACTTGAGATAAGAACTAGAGACAATGCTCTCTTCTTATCTGTTGTTTCCCAGTGGAATGGTAAAATTGCTAAAGAAATATTGCGTTGGTTTCAATCTTTATCGATAGTAGACCCAAATGATGATCTCCAAAATCGGAGGTATACTGTCAAGTGTTTTGAAGATGGCTTATACAAAGATGAAATTGTTGAATTGATTAAAAAATTAGATTTAGGGATTAATGACATTGAGATAGAAACACTAGAACCCGATTTGTCTCAATTCTCAAAAGGTCTTCAAGAGAGACTTACAGAGATACAATTACGTTCTTTGAGAAGAACTTCAATAACAACATTTCATTGGAAATACGATCAAAGCGGCGACAAGAATTATGAACTTTTTGATCTTGATACCCATGAATCAGAAGGAACTAAAAGATTATTTGCATTAGCAGGACTATTAATAGACACCTTAAAAAAAGGTAGGATTTTATTTTTTGATGAATTTGATTCTAGTATTCATCCTCTGATTACTTGTGCGATCGTTGACCTTTTCAACTCCAAGGAGACAAATCCAAACAATGCTCAAATAGTTTTTATTACCCATGATACGAACCTCTTAAGCCACAAAATGTTTAGAAGAGATCAAATCTGGTTCGCTGAGAAGGACGAAAAAGGATCTACTCATCTTTATTCCCTAGCTGAATATAAAATACCTATTGAAGAAGACTCAAAAAAAGAAACTTTCAAGAAGGTAAGAAATGATGCTTCATTTGAGGATAATTACATTCATGGTAAATATGGTGCTATTCCATTTATCGGTAACTTGCAAAAATTATTAGGTAATTCAAATGGCTAA
- a CDS encoding DUF3782 domain-containing protein yields MTEQITIQDIYALFRESEQQRQEYQRIAEQEMADLRKIVAQTNKQIGGLTSRWGEFVENLIKPAAAKLFKEQGIDVHHTALRVDAQDEKGSIEIDILVENTNEVVAIEVKSHLEVRDIKRFLQTLERFKEAFPKYQSYKLYGAVAGIKIDERSDLFATQEGLFVIAPAGDSVIIANSQILEPRIW; encoded by the coding sequence ATGACTGAACAAATTACGATTCAAGACATTTATGCACTATTCCGCGAAAGCGAACAGCAACGCCAAGAATATCAGCGTATCGCCGAACAAGAAATGGCAGATCTTCGTAAAATTGTTGCCCAAACCAACAAACAAATAGGAGGATTAACTAGTCGATGGGGAGAATTTGTAGAGAACTTAATTAAACCTGCCGCCGCAAAATTATTTAAAGAGCAAGGCATAGACGTGCATCACACTGCCTTACGAGTTGATGCACAAGATGAGAAAGGTTCCATTGAAATCGATATTCTTGTAGAAAACACTAATGAAGTCGTAGCGATCGAAGTGAAATCTCATTTGGAAGTCCGAGATATAAAGCGGTTTTTGCAAACATTAGAACGATTTAAAGAAGCGTTTCCCAAATATCAAAGCTACAAACTCTATGGAGCCGTAGCAGGAATAAAAATAGATGAAAGATCCGATCTCTTTGCAACACAGGAAGGACTATTTGTAATCGCCCCCGCAGGAGATTCAGTCATTATTGCCAACAGCCAAATTCTTGAACCAAGAATTTGGTAG
- a CDS encoding NAD(P)/FAD-dependent oxidoreductase has product MSLSTQNESSPHHVVIIGGGFGGLYAAQKLGKSKVPVKVILIDKRNFHLFQPLLYQVATGSLSPADIASPLRAVLAENKNTSVVMGEVLDIDPQAQVVKLKNHLDISYDSLIVATGVSHHYFGNDQWSEQAPGLKTIEDAINMRRRILSAFEAAEKTHDPKFKEALMNFVVIGGGPTGVELAGTLAELAHRTLSDEFTNIDTKKARIILIEGTDRVLPPYHTDLSEAAKQSLLKLGVEVKTSAMVTNIEDHIVTFKLGEQVEQIHAQTILWAAGVKASPMGKVLGDRLNAELDRVGRVVVQPDMSIANFPNVYVIGDLANYPHQGDRPLPGVAPVAMQQGEYVAHHIEAKVQEKEPSKFKYWDFGSLAVIGRHEAVVDFKFIRLKGWLAWFIWTFVHVYYLIEFDNKLLVMVQWGWNYFTHRRGARIITGRYLQVLEEMEGIRAGGLSLETREPAEVA; this is encoded by the coding sequence ATGTCTCTAAGTACCCAAAATGAAAGCTCACCCCATCATGTTGTTATTATTGGCGGTGGCTTTGGGGGGCTATATGCCGCCCAAAAGCTAGGCAAATCAAAGGTTCCCGTTAAAGTCATCCTCATCGACAAACGTAACTTTCACCTCTTCCAGCCCCTACTTTACCAAGTCGCCACAGGCAGCCTCTCCCCCGCCGATATCGCCTCACCGTTGCGGGCAGTCCTCGCCGAAAACAAAAATACCAGCGTCGTTATGGGAGAAGTGCTAGATATCGATCCCCAAGCGCAGGTAGTTAAATTAAAAAATCACTTAGATATAAGCTATGACTCGCTGATCGTGGCGACAGGAGTTAGTCACCATTATTTTGGTAACGATCAATGGTCGGAGCAAGCCCCCGGATTAAAAACCATTGAAGATGCGATTAATATGCGTCGCCGTATCCTGAGTGCCTTTGAAGCAGCCGAAAAGACCCATGATCCTAAGTTTAAAGAAGCATTGATGAACTTCGTGGTCATCGGTGGAGGTCCAACGGGCGTAGAACTTGCGGGAACCTTAGCGGAACTTGCCCATCGCACCCTCAGTGATGAATTCACGAATATTGATACCAAGAAAGCGCGAATCATCCTGATTGAAGGAACCGATCGCGTATTGCCTCCATACCATACTGATCTCTCTGAGGCAGCTAAGCAATCCCTACTGAAGTTAGGAGTGGAAGTCAAAACTAGCGCGATGGTAACGAATATTGAGGATCATATCGTCACCTTCAAATTGGGTGAGCAAGTTGAGCAAATTCACGCGCAAACGATTCTCTGGGCAGCAGGGGTAAAAGCTTCACCGATGGGTAAAGTATTAGGCGATCGCCTGAATGCGGAACTAGATCGCGTTGGGCGCGTGGTTGTGCAGCCCGATATGTCGATCGCTAATTTTCCTAATGTCTATGTGATTGGGGACTTAGCGAACTATCCACACCAAGGCGATCGTCCACTGCCGGGGGTTGCGCCTGTGGCGATGCAGCAGGGTGAATATGTGGCGCATCATATTGAAGCGAAGGTACAAGAAAAGGAACCCTCAAAATTCAAGTATTGGGATTTTGGTAGCCTAGCTGTAATTGGTCGCCATGAGGCGGTTGTTGACTTTAAGTTTATCCGTCTCAAGGGTTGGTTAGCGTGGTTTATTTGGACATTTGTTCATGTATATTATCTGATTGAATTTGATAATAAACTTCTTGTAATGGTTCAATGGGGATGGAACTATTTCACCCATCGCCGTGGCGCGAGAATTATTACTGGTAGATACTTACAGGTATTAGAAGAAATGGAAGGAATCCGAGCAGGTGGGCTTTCCTTGGAAACAAGGGAACCAGCCGAGGTTGCCTAA
- a CDS encoding prevent-host-death protein: MTNALQYICDSEGQTVSVVVPIAFWQELMAERETAYLLSSPTMKERLLAARKRQDGISLEAACEKLGI, encoded by the coding sequence ATGACTAACGCATTACAATACATCTGTGATTCAGAGGGGCAAACTGTCTCCGTAGTTGTTCCCATCGCCTTTTGGCAAGAACTAATGGCAGAAAGAGAAACTGCCTATTTGCTCAGCAGTCCAACTATGAAAGAAAGACTGCTTGCAGCTAGAAAACGTCAAGATGGAATCTCTTTGGAAGCAGCCTGTGAAAAACTTGGAATTTGA
- a CDS encoding aldehyde dehydrogenase family protein, producing the protein MSPEDLTGFIYKSHAAALQLMQISTRDRDGLLIEIANSIKKHKNAILEANTLDLEASRDMAVPELVLEWLKLTPERLNNAIECLTQLANLPDPLTLHVGINGYQRVPLGVVAFIYEGFPQLGLIAAGMCLKVGNTIILKGGSEGTNTQEAIAAIVKEILVARNFPEACMSCVPKGVTLKELIVQEKYLRLVIPYGRPSFVQQVSKQATVSALPVSMGNCYLYLAASGKLDFAKEIILNSRKGDPDAVNAIEKVIVHRSWLDRSLMDRSLGEWISLLRKQGLVVRGCAETTAYFRQFLEESHSEETDKPSKILIDQSIESEDIWGHAYLDETIAIKIVNDTEEAIAWINQYSSGHADVLLTDSLSERDHFVSRVNSSTIFVNAHSRFSRCSKPNDSGNAKIALGMSSLKTRGASRYPGVIDIYALTTTKQVLTNSWIP; encoded by the coding sequence ATGTCACCAGAAGACCTTACAGGCTTCATTTATAAATCCCATGCGGCGGCGCTGCAACTCATGCAAATCTCTACTAGAGATCGTGATGGGTTGTTAATAGAAATCGCTAATAGCATTAAAAAGCATAAAAACGCGATTTTAGAAGCGAATACATTGGATTTAGAAGCTAGCCGAGATATGGCTGTGCCTGAGTTGGTACTAGAGTGGCTAAAACTGACTCCCGAACGTCTCAACAATGCGATCGAATGTTTGACCCAGCTTGCAAATCTGCCTGATCCACTTACCCTACATGTGGGGATTAATGGCTATCAACGCGTTCCTTTGGGTGTAGTAGCTTTTATCTATGAGGGCTTTCCTCAATTGGGCTTAATTGCGGCAGGGATGTGTCTTAAGGTCGGTAATACGATTATTCTCAAGGGTGGCAGCGAAGGTACAAATACCCAAGAAGCGATCGCGGCGATCGTGAAGGAAATTCTTGTCGCCAGAAATTTCCCTGAAGCCTGTATGTCCTGTGTCCCCAAGGGTGTCACCCTCAAAGAACTAATTGTCCAAGAAAAGTACTTGCGTTTAGTTATTCCCTATGGTCGTCCTAGCTTTGTGCAGCAGGTGAGTAAACAGGCGACAGTTTCCGCTCTGCCCGTCTCCATGGGCAATTGCTATCTATATTTAGCGGCTTCAGGGAAGTTGGACTTTGCCAAAGAAATTATTCTGAATAGCCGTAAAGGCGATCCTGATGCGGTGAATGCGATCGAGAAGGTAATTGTGCATCGGTCTTGGCTTGATCGCTCTTTAATGGATCGTAGTCTCGGTGAGTGGATTAGTCTTCTTAGAAAGCAAGGCTTAGTGGTGCGTGGATGTGCTGAGACCACCGCCTATTTTCGGCAATTTCTTGAGGAGTCCCATAGCGAGGAAACAGATAAACCAAGTAAAATTCTCATTGACCAATCGATCGAGTCTGAGGATATTTGGGGACATGCTTATTTAGACGAGACGATCGCTATCAAAATTGTGAATGACACTGAAGAGGCGATCGCATGGATCAATCAGTACAGCAGTGGTCATGCCGATGTATTGCTGACAGATTCTTTATCTGAACGAGATCACTTTGTGAGTCGCGTTAATAGCAGTACGATCTTTGTCAATGCCCATAGTCGCTTTAGTCGATGCTCTAAACCTAACGATAGTGGCAATGCCAAAATTGCTTTGGGTATGTCTAGCTTAAAAACGCGGGGAGCTTCTAGATATCCGGGGGTGATTGATATCTATGCACTGACGACGACTAAGCAAGTGCTGACAAATTCATGGATACCATAA
- a CDS encoding TROVE domain-containing protein, which produces MSYNFLFQKPKGTPQTQAIAGREAEMIQGRSGGFAFDAGIWRMLRRCLLIGTAKSTYYAGKHELSGDFIDTVRRCVAENPDLVKCEILYASDGRSVNNSAPILALVLLSMGDSQAAKRNFMEIFPQVVRTGSHFYEWMNYTKSMRGFGKVIRESGKAWLSNPDTKALAYQLLKYQQRQGFSHRDALRLFHVKPETDDQQALYQWVVKGWDALPTQIPSDALSQIWWYEWLKRHPDRAHEAIAKGKLTHEMAAPIGQMDMRAWKLLFKEMPIGALLRNLGSLTEIGVLAAKNKDNLKHVANVLNNRDRLKKGRIHPIDVLKALKTYQSGGALGRSQKTWEAIPRIVDILETALEMSFDAIAPTGATFLHAIDVSGSMSYYTVSSIGLTCCEIAATMALATVKAETNYAIRGFATDFRDLGITKQDSFTSAMQKASNQNFGGTDASVAYDWAIKNRFYADVFCFWTDSESWAGRRHPSEALAEYRRKVNANAKAIYVTLAPYQLSLVDPKDPNSWDMGGFDPAMPRAIQMVAMGEV; this is translated from the coding sequence ATGTCTTACAACTTTTTATTCCAGAAACCCAAAGGTACACCTCAAACTCAAGCGATCGCAGGTCGTGAAGCAGAAATGATTCAAGGGCGATCGGGTGGCTTTGCCTTTGATGCAGGTATCTGGCGCATGTTGCGGCGTTGCTTGCTGATTGGTACGGCTAAAAGCACCTACTACGCTGGCAAACACGAACTGTCTGGCGATTTCATCGATACAGTGCGGAGATGTGTTGCCGAAAATCCCGATCTCGTAAAGTGCGAAATTCTCTATGCTAGTGATGGACGTTCCGTGAATAACAGCGCTCCTATTCTGGCGTTAGTCTTGCTATCGATGGGTGACAGCCAAGCGGCGAAGCGGAACTTCATGGAAATCTTTCCACAAGTTGTTCGCACGGGTAGCCATTTCTATGAATGGATGAACTATACCAAGTCGATGCGTGGCTTTGGTAAAGTCATTCGTGAAAGCGGTAAGGCATGGCTCTCCAATCCCGACACCAAGGCGCTAGCCTATCAATTGCTGAAGTACCAACAACGGCAAGGCTTCTCGCACCGTGATGCGCTGCGTTTGTTTCACGTTAAGCCTGAAACCGACGATCAACAAGCACTCTATCAATGGGTGGTCAAGGGTTGGGATGCACTTCCGACCCAAATTCCATCGGATGCTTTGTCGCAAATCTGGTGGTATGAATGGCTAAAGCGTCACCCTGACAGGGCTCATGAAGCGATCGCTAAGGGTAAACTCACCCATGAAATGGCGGCTCCCATCGGACAGATGGATATGCGTGCATGGAAGTTGCTCTTTAAGGAAATGCCCATCGGGGCGCTATTGAGAAACCTTGGTTCTTTAACCGAAATTGGTGTCTTGGCAGCAAAAAACAAGGATAACTTGAAGCATGTCGCCAATGTGTTGAACAATCGCGATCGCCTGAAGAAGGGACGCATTCACCCCATTGATGTTTTGAAAGCTCTCAAAACCTATCAGTCGGGTGGTGCGCTCGGACGTAGCCAAAAGACTTGGGAAGCAATTCCTCGTATTGTCGATATTCTGGAAACTGCTCTAGAAATGTCCTTCGATGCGATCGCGCCAACGGGTGCGACTTTCCTCCATGCGATCGATGTGTCGGGTTCGATGTCTTACTACACCGTTAGTTCCATCGGCTTGACCTGTTGCGAAATTGCAGCAACGATGGCTTTAGCAACGGTGAAGGCGGAAACCAACTATGCGATCCGTGGATTTGCGACCGACTTCCGCGATTTGGGAATCACCAAACAGGATTCCTTCACATCGGCAATGCAAAAGGCCTCGAACCAAAACTTTGGTGGTACTGATGCGTCAGTGGCTTACGATTGGGCGATTAAGAATAGGTTCTATGCGGATGTGTTCTGCTTCTGGACTGATTCGGAGTCTTGGGCAGGTCGTCGTCATCCTAGCGAAGCCTTGGCTGAATATCGCCGCAAGGTGAATGCTAATGCAAAGGCAATCTATGTGACCTTGGCTCCCTATCAACTCTCGCTAGTCGATCCTAAAGATCCTAATTCTTGGGACATGGGAGGTTTCGATCCCGCAATGCCCCGTGCAATCCAAATGGTAGCAATGGGTGAAGTCTAA
- a CDS encoding RloB family protein — translation MAKRSRTEARVQSYLERTVDTRGILPSFLIICEGKKTEPNYFQAFRIPDLSVEQLDVIGLGDNTLSLVERAKEIKDQRNYNYVWCVFDRDSFPSGQFNTAITSAYNNEMHVAYSNEAFELWYLLHFHFYNTGISRTAYKSSLTKLLNHRYEKNSTTIYEELRHRQPTAIKNATTLLSHYDPNRPEKDNPSTTVHLLVQCLNALVECIQKGRKSEDIEVLYECLDEYHSQARKKLGFLIK, via the coding sequence ATGGCTAAACGATCACGTACTGAGGCAAGAGTTCAGAGTTACTTAGAGAGAACAGTTGACACACGGGGTATTTTGCCTTCATTTCTGATTATTTGTGAAGGTAAAAAGACTGAGCCTAACTACTTTCAAGCTTTTCGCATTCCAGATCTATCTGTGGAACAATTGGATGTGATTGGATTAGGCGATAATACATTGAGCTTAGTAGAGAGAGCCAAAGAAATAAAAGATCAGAGGAACTATAATTACGTTTGGTGTGTTTTTGATCGAGACTCATTCCCTTCAGGACAGTTTAATACCGCCATAACTTCTGCTTACAACAATGAGATGCATGTAGCATACTCGAATGAAGCATTTGAATTATGGTACTTACTACACTTTCATTTTTATAACACTGGGATATCGCGAACAGCTTATAAATCAAGCTTAACCAAGCTACTTAATCACAGATACGAGAAGAATAGTACAACAATTTATGAAGAGCTTAGACATAGACAACCTACTGCTATTAAAAATGCAACGACTTTACTCAGCCACTACGATCCAAATAGACCTGAGAAAGATAATCCATCGACAACCGTACATCTTTTAGTTCAGTGTCTAAATGCTTTAGTAGAATGTATCCAAAAAGGAAGAAAATCTGAGGATATTGAAGTTCTTTATGAATGTTTAGATGAATACCACTCACAAGCAAGAAAAAAATTGGGATTTTTAATCAAGTGA
- a CDS encoding glutaredoxin family protein produces MKLILYSKQGCCLCEGLLTKLQQVKQVAFELEIRDITSNPDWFDRYQYEIPVLCLLNDRQQEQELPRFPPRSPVDKLEVLLQRYC; encoded by the coding sequence ATGAAACTAATTTTGTATAGCAAGCAAGGATGCTGCCTCTGTGAAGGTTTGCTGACAAAATTACAACAGGTTAAGCAAGTTGCCTTCGAGCTAGAAATTAGGGATATCACCAGTAACCCAGACTGGTTCGATCGCTATCAATACGAAATACCTGTACTGTGTCTGCTTAACGATCGCCAACAAGAACAGGAATTACCAAGATTTCCGCCGCGATCGCCTGTTGATAAATTAGAAGTATTACTTCAGCGCTATTGCTAA
- a CDS encoding Txe/YoeB family addiction module toxin: MESLWKQPVKNLEFDADAFEDLAWWIENDRKKALKIIKLIREVQRNPFEGTGQPEALKHDLSGCWSRRIDQEHRLVYEVLNDKIRVLACRFHY; encoded by the coding sequence ATGGAATCTCTTTGGAAGCAGCCTGTGAAAAACTTGGAATTTGATGCAGATGCCTTTGAAGACTTAGCTTGGTGGATTGAAAATGATCGCAAAAAAGCATTGAAAATCATCAAACTGATTCGTGAAGTCCAACGTAATCCATTTGAAGGTACAGGTCAACCCGAAGCTCTAAAACACGATCTATCTGGCTGTTGGTCGCGCCGTATTGATCAAGAACATCGTCTAGTTTATGAAGTCCTAAACGATAAAATCAGAGTTCTTGCCTGTCGCTTTCACTACTAG
- a CDS encoding 2TM domain-containing protein, with translation METYSEEQVDQILRYALAKRTNGQNLTKQQVYEIASDMGISEADFLASVQEWQSTQSVRKEQLEFDKYKRKSLKSNVLKYAIVNSFLVALNLFTSGRIGWAIYPLLFWGLAIALDSWVIYQSESEEYEKQFQKWLRKQKRDQLTAQITGKLTTSLEEWLK, from the coding sequence ATGGAAACTTATTCAGAAGAGCAAGTCGATCAGATTCTCCGTTATGCCCTTGCCAAGAGAACCAATGGTCAAAATCTGACCAAACAGCAAGTATATGAGATTGCTTCCGATATGGGCATCAGTGAAGCCGATTTTTTAGCATCTGTACAGGAATGGCAATCTACACAATCCGTTCGTAAAGAGCAATTAGAGTTTGATAAATACAAAAGAAAATCTTTAAAATCAAATGTACTAAAATACGCGATCGTTAATTCTTTTTTAGTAGCACTCAACCTTTTTACATCTGGTCGAATCGGCTGGGCAATCTATCCTCTATTGTTTTGGGGATTAGCTATTGCACTGGATTCATGGGTTATTTACCAGTCAGAAAGCGAAGAGTACGAAAAGCAATTTCAAAAATGGCTACGTAAACAAAAGCGCGATCAGCTTACTGCCCAAATTACAGGTAAATTAACCACTAGCCTCGAAGAATGGCTTAAATAA
- a CDS encoding Txe/YoeB family addiction module toxin, which produces MRSVVFHEDTLQTYEYLRETNKPIHKKLFNILKEMQKGDPTQGTGKPEALKYELAGYYSRRISDKDRLVYSFDDENIYIIAIGGHYEA; this is translated from the coding sequence ATGCGCTCAGTCGTATTTCATGAAGATACTCTGCAAACATACGAATATTTGAGAGAAACTAATAAACCCATTCACAAAAAATTGTTTAATATTCTCAAAGAAATGCAAAAGGGCGATCCCACTCAAGGAACTGGAAAACCTGAAGCATTGAAATATGAATTAGCTGGATATTACTCGCGCCGAATATCTGACAAAGATCGGCTAGTTTATAGCTTTGATGACGAAAATATATACATCATCGCTATCGGTGGACATTACGAAGCATAG
- a CDS encoding restriction endonuclease subunit R, with the protein MVTLAAKNLNFEDVQHLLGFHEFGEMGVFSDYLDLESISDFEQTELTEICTNFRRYLLSGRVSEGQIKFLALAPLMNLTGYYNQAIELLLEENIQRIDILEADTSITGRYDILAVKKSGVPNLTKLWVLIVEAKRAGIEPFTGIPQLLTYAHESLQSQSSVWGLATNGLHFQFIRICAGESPIYQLFPSLSLIESEPSIQILKVLKAICKS; encoded by the coding sequence ATGGTTACACTTGCCGCGAAAAATTTAAATTTTGAAGACGTACAACATCTATTAGGCTTCCATGAGTTTGGAGAGATGGGTGTTTTTTCTGATTATTTGGATTTGGAATCTATTTCTGATTTTGAGCAAACAGAACTAACCGAGATTTGTACTAATTTTCGGCGGTATCTATTGTCAGGTAGAGTTTCCGAAGGACAAATTAAGTTTCTTGCGCTTGCACCTCTAATGAATTTGACAGGTTACTATAACCAAGCGATCGAGTTGCTTTTAGAAGAAAATATTCAGCGTATTGATATTCTCGAAGCGGATACTAGCATTACTGGTAGATATGATATTTTGGCGGTTAAAAAATCTGGAGTTCCAAATTTAACCAAGCTTTGGGTGCTGATAGTTGAAGCAAAGAGAGCGGGGATTGAACCTTTTACAGGAATTCCGCAATTATTAACTTATGCTCATGAGTCTTTGCAGTCTCAGTCTTCAGTTTGGGGTTTAGCAACAAATGGTTTGCATTTCCAGTTTATCCGCATCTGTGCAGGAGAATCACCGATCTATCAGTTATTTCCTTCTTTATCTCTGATCGAGTCTGAGCCTTCTATACAGATTCTTAAAGTTCTTAAAGCTATTTGTAAATCATAG
- a CDS encoding DUF3782 domain-containing protein, whose product MSDNTITLDDIFALFRESEQQRQEYQHQAELEMAELRKTIEQTNKQIEQTNKQVGGLTSRWAEFVENLIKPAAARIFREQGIDVHYTAMRVKGDDDRGSMEIDILVENSNEIVAIEVKSHLEIRNVKRFLEVLARFKEAFPKYKNYKVYGAVAGIKIDEKADEYATQEGLFLIEPAGDSVIIANSQNLQPRVW is encoded by the coding sequence ATGTCCGATAACACTATCACTCTAGACGACATCTTCGCCCTCTTCCGCGAAAGCGAACAACAACGCCAAGAATATCAGCACCAAGCCGAACTAGAAATGGCGGAACTCCGAAAGACTATTGAACAAACTAATAAACAAATTGAACAAACTAACAAACAAGTCGGAGGACTAACCAGCCGATGGGCAGAATTTGTTGAAAATCTAATCAAACCTGCCGCCGCTAGAATTTTTAGAGAACAGGGAATTGACGTTCATTACACCGCTATGCGCGTAAAGGGTGATGATGATCGAGGCTCAATGGAAATTGATATTCTGGTGGAAAATAGTAATGAAATCGTAGCGATCGAAGTTAAGTCACATTTAGAAATTCGCAATGTGAAGAGGTTTTTAGAAGTATTAGCAAGATTTAAAGAGGCATTTCCAAAATATAAAAATTACAAGGTTTATGGAGCCGTAGCAGGAATAAAAATTGATGAAAAGGCAGATGAATATGCAACACAAGAAGGACTATTTTTAATCGAACCCGCAGGAGATTCTGTGATTATTGCCAATAGTCAAAATTTACAACCGAGAGTCTGGTGA
- the idi gene encoding isopentenyl-diphosphate Delta-isomerase: protein MSATAQINTLLEEQVILVDISDRQIGIAEKLQAHRDGSLHRAFSIFVLNSQGQLLLQRRAKHKYHSGGLWTNTCCSHPRPNEMTLDAAHRRLQEEMGFDCELQELFSFVYRANLDHELTEYEFDHVLLGYCDREPVLNPEEAEDWKWIDLKALQTNIRESPQFYTYWLRDCCDRFITELG from the coding sequence ATGAGTGCAACAGCGCAGATAAATACGCTTTTAGAAGAGCAAGTTATTTTAGTGGATATAAGCGATCGCCAAATTGGGATTGCGGAAAAATTGCAAGCACATCGGGATGGTTCACTACATCGAGCTTTTTCGATTTTTGTACTGAACTCGCAGGGGCAGCTTTTATTACAGCGACGGGCTAAACATAAATACCATTCAGGAGGACTTTGGACAAATACCTGCTGTAGTCATCCACGCCCCAATGAAATGACATTAGATGCTGCTCATCGTCGCCTGCAAGAAGAAATGGGCTTTGACTGTGAATTGCAAGAGCTATTTAGTTTTGTTTATCGTGCCAATCTAGATCATGAACTAACTGAGTATGAGTTTGATCATGTGCTGCTAGGATATTGCGATCGCGAGCCTGTTCTCAATCCTGAAGAAGCCGAAGATTGGAAATGGATAGATTTAAAGGCTTTACAAACTAATATACGAGAATCTCCACAATTTTATACCTATTGGCTACGCGATTGCTGCGATCGCTTCATTACTGAACTAGGATAA